The nucleotide window GCCAATGGGGTGACCCCGCGTATGGCAAGCCGATCGCCTAAGTAGACTCGGAGGGTGTGAAAGACTCTGAGCCCTCTGAACAACAGGCGCCGCGCAGCGGGGTGCAGGCTCTGCGCCCCTACATTGAGTCGGTCCTACTGGTAACGGATGCTCCTGTGACAGTCGAACAGTTGGCTAGGGTGCTGGATGATGACGCCGCGACTATCGCCACGGTGTTGACGGAGATGTCAGCTGAGTTCACGCAGCAGGGTAGCGGCTTCGATCTGCGGGAAACTGCTGAAGGGTGGCGGCTGTACACCCGGCCAGAATATGCCGATGTGGTTGAGGCCTTCATTTTGGATGGCAACCATACTCGCTTGTCCCGAGCAGCACTGGAAACACTGGCGGTGGTCGCCTATCGCCAGCCAGTGACCCGTTCGCAGGTCTCTGCTGTGCGCGGCGTCAACGTTGACGGTGTGATGCGTACCCTGCAGCTACGCGGTTTGATTAAAGAAGTAGATGTGGATGCTTCCACCGGCGCGCACCTGTATGCCACCACAGAGATGTTGCTGGAGCAGCTAGGGATAGAGTCGCTGGATCAGCTGCCTGATTTGGCGCCGCTCTTGCCCGACGTGGAGTCCATTGAGGAGGAATACTAGAAATGGACTTGCGTACCCCCAGCCAGGTTGTTGCTGATGACCAGGCACACGTGTGGCACCCATATGCTCCAACCCCGGCCCCCATGGACCCCATAGTTGTTGATTCCACATCCGGGGTGTACCTGCATACGGCCGATGGGCGCACCCTGATCGATGGGATGAGCTCCTGGTGGGCGGCCTGCCATGGGCATGGCCACCCCGCTCTCAAGCAAGCGGCTCACGAACAGATTGACAGCATGAGCCACGTGATGTTCGGCGGGCTCACACACAAACCGGCGACTCGCCTAGCCAACCAGCTCCTGGATCTCACTTCTTCGCACAGCAATGGCGCTGCGGATGGCTTGTCTAAGGTGTTCTTTTCTGACTCGGGCTCCGTGTCCGTGGAAGTGGCTATTAAGATGGCGCTGCAATATCAGCGCGGGCAAGGCCACCCTGAAAGAAAAAAGCTGTTGACCTGGCGCTCTGGCTATCACGGGGATACGTTCGGCCCGATGAGCGTGTGTGATCCTGACGGTGGCATGCACTCACTGTGGGTGGGCACGTTGAGCCAGCAGAAGTTCGCGCCACCTCCACCTGTGCTGGGTAGCAGCCCGGAAGATATAGCGGACTACCTTGAGACGTTTGAGTCTCTGGTTGATTCTTCAGTCGCGGCTGTCATCATCGAACCGGTAGTGCAGGGTGCCGGGGGCATGCGCTTCCACGATCCAGCGGTGGTGCAAGGGGTCGAGCGCATCTGCCGCAGGCACGGTCTGCTGCTGATCGCCGATGAGATTGCCACCGCGTTCGGCCGCACCGGGCAGATGTTCTGCACCCTGGATAACGGCATCAACCCGGATATTTTGTGCGTGGGCAAAGCTCTCACAGGTGGGTTCATGTCGCTGGCAGCCACGTTGACTACGGACAATGTTGCGCAGTCTATTCAGGCCCCAGAGGGCGGCGGTGCCCTCATGCATGGGCCAACGTTCATGGGTAACCCCTTGGCCTGTGCTGTGGCTAGTGCCGCTGTGGAGTTGGCTGCCAGCGAGTATTGGGTTGAGCCGGTGCACAACATCGAGGCATGGCTGCGCAGCGGCCTGGATCCTTTGGCCGCGCATCCAGCGGTTGCAGATGTGCGCGTTCGCGGTGCGATCGGCGTCGTCGAATTGCGCAATGACGTCGCGATGCGTGAGGCTACAGACGCAGCAACTGCGCTGGGAGTGTGGTTGCGGCCTTTCGGGAAGCTGATCTACACCATGCCGCCGTTTGTGTG belongs to Corynebacterium argentoratense DSM 44202 and includes:
- the scpB gene encoding SMC-Scp complex subunit ScpB, which produces MKDSEPSEQQAPRSGVQALRPYIESVLLVTDAPVTVEQLARVLDDDAATIATVLTEMSAEFTQQGSGFDLRETAEGWRLYTRPEYADVVEAFILDGNHTRLSRAALETLAVVAYRQPVTRSQVSAVRGVNVDGVMRTLQLRGLIKEVDVDASTGAHLYATTEMLLEQLGIESLDQLPDLAPLLPDVESIEEEY
- a CDS encoding adenosylmethionine--8-amino-7-oxononanoate transaminase, coding for MDLRTPSQVVADDQAHVWHPYAPTPAPMDPIVVDSTSGVYLHTADGRTLIDGMSSWWAACHGHGHPALKQAAHEQIDSMSHVMFGGLTHKPATRLANQLLDLTSSHSNGAADGLSKVFFSDSGSVSVEVAIKMALQYQRGQGHPERKKLLTWRSGYHGDTFGPMSVCDPDGGMHSLWVGTLSQQKFAPPPPVLGSSPEDIADYLETFESLVDSSVAAVIIEPVVQGAGGMRFHDPAVVQGVERICRRHGLLLIADEIATAFGRTGQMFCTLDNGINPDILCVGKALTGGFMSLAATLTTDNVAQSIQAPEGGGALMHGPTFMGNPLACAVASAAVELAASEYWVEPVHNIEAWLRSGLDPLAAHPAVADVRVRGAIGVVELRNDVAMREATDAATALGVWLRPFGKLIYTMPPFVCTEEEVQRITTAIGAAVDATSQQSKD